A region from the Kribbella shirazensis genome encodes:
- a CDS encoding DddA-like double-stranded DNA deaminase toxin, whose protein sequence is MPSELLRVAEQLLACLNEAPRVVGYLHDRARKCREAAAWIGNQSNNPNARMAAMQLDDAARRCEEAAHYLSQAEARAQQWVEQMVSGIRTAEPSGGSMAGRPVGPGGSTRPADRRQDEDHQPGADKPDRTTGAGDETSPEEASPGRRISDEEGHRLQQTLPRREESELTQPKTRGMWVDKDGNEEELVSGRHDEWFQKATDFLRGQGIPPRHGDSITTPSHVETKFAMRMRVQGLKHETIMVNKLPCPGKWGCRALIGLILPPGSTLTVFGPDGFKRTYPQPPSEQEQS, encoded by the coding sequence ATGCCCTCCGAGCTGCTGCGGGTCGCTGAACAGCTGCTCGCCTGCCTCAACGAGGCACCGCGGGTGGTCGGCTATCTGCATGACCGAGCCAGGAAGTGCCGCGAAGCCGCGGCATGGATCGGCAACCAGAGCAACAACCCGAATGCCCGCATGGCCGCCATGCAGCTCGACGACGCAGCGCGACGCTGCGAGGAAGCTGCTCACTACTTGTCTCAGGCTGAGGCTCGGGCACAGCAGTGGGTCGAGCAGATGGTCAGCGGCATCCGAACCGCCGAGCCAAGCGGCGGCTCGATGGCTGGCCGGCCGGTCGGTCCAGGTGGCAGCACGCGACCCGCGGATCGCCGCCAGGACGAGGACCATCAGCCTGGAGCGGACAAGCCTGACCGGACGACAGGCGCCGGCGATGAGACGAGCCCGGAGGAAGCATCGCCGGGGCGACGGATCAGCGACGAGGAGGGCCACCGGTTGCAGCAGACGCTACCCCGCCGGGAAGAGTCCGAGCTGACTCAGCCGAAGACCCGCGGCATGTGGGTCGATAAAGATGGCAACGAAGAGGAGTTGGTCAGCGGTCGGCATGATGAGTGGTTTCAGAAAGCGACGGACTTCCTACGGGGACAGGGAATTCCGCCGAGGCACGGTGATAGCATTACCACGCCGTCACACGTGGAAACAAAGTTCGCCATGCGAATGCGAGTTCAAGGTCTGAAGCACGAAACGATCATGGTCAACAAATTACCATGCCCAGGTAAGTGGGGATGTCGGGCATTGATTGGTTTGATTCTTCCGCCAGGATCAACGTTGACAGTATTCGGTCCTGACGGATTCAAGAGGACCTATCCCCAGCCGCCATCAGAACAGGAGCAGTCATGA
- a CDS encoding Imm1 family immunity protein codes for MSRVEAFFRHEHDDDPVVLTNAGDADALVDALLSESFDYSVATLYADGRPLLAGLPDHEMRIAVNAKADVGGIRYAGGDNQDVTYVPGAISQRDEMFYVYATHGEAWPKDSEVSIEQVRRAVREFIENNGTRPTSFEWRQWPDDVS; via the coding sequence ATGAGCAGGGTGGAAGCGTTCTTCCGGCACGAGCACGACGACGATCCCGTCGTGCTCACCAACGCGGGCGATGCCGATGCCTTAGTGGATGCACTACTGAGCGAGTCGTTCGACTACTCCGTCGCCACGCTGTACGCGGACGGTCGACCGCTCCTGGCCGGGTTGCCCGACCATGAGATGCGTATAGCGGTGAACGCCAAGGCTGACGTGGGCGGGATTCGCTACGCCGGCGGCGACAATCAGGACGTGACGTATGTACCCGGTGCCATCAGCCAGCGTGATGAGATGTTCTATGTCTACGCAACGCATGGCGAAGCCTGGCCAAAGGACTCCGAAGTCAGCATCGAGCAGGTTCGTAGAGCTGTGCGGGAGTTCATCGAAAACAATGGGACGCGACCGACGTCGTTCGAATGGCGCCAGTGGCCCGACGATGTGAGCTGA